A genomic stretch from Croceibacterium aestuarii includes:
- a CDS encoding spinster family MFS transporter, translating into MDASTVHEGPTAGYAGEGHRRVRRPMAVLWMLTFVYVINFLDRQLLSILAKPIQDTLHVTDGQLGLIGGFYFALFYCLIAIPVSWLADRTNRVAVLTAACAIWSAATIACGLSRNYTELVIARMTVGFGEAGGVPPSYALITDTFGPGKRGMAFGIYNLGPPIGAALGIALGATIAELFDWRDAFVAIGAIGVLAAVALPFVVPEPSRGATDPGAAARTDKAPFLATIRSFFSNPVMSLAAFGSGATQFVTYGLGNFAVLFVIREKGMTMGEVAIWYALVVIVGMGGGMIASGRVIDKLATRTRRTYALAPAISLTIAAPFCAGFICAPSWELALVFLTVAMFFNYFYLSCSITLVQEESAPNQRVLAGALLLLVMNFIGLGLGPTWVGAASDWFAARGEANSLQLALYSLLPAYGIAIALFLWLARRLGREARK; encoded by the coding sequence ATGGATGCCAGCACGGTCCACGAGGGCCCGACAGCCGGCTATGCCGGCGAAGGGCACAGGCGTGTTCGCCGCCCCATGGCGGTCTTGTGGATGCTTACCTTTGTCTACGTGATCAACTTCCTCGATCGCCAGCTCCTCAGCATCCTCGCCAAGCCGATCCAGGACACGCTGCACGTTACTGACGGCCAACTCGGCCTCATCGGCGGCTTCTACTTCGCGTTGTTCTATTGCTTGATCGCGATTCCCGTCAGCTGGCTGGCGGACCGGACCAACCGGGTAGCGGTACTAACTGCCGCCTGCGCAATCTGGAGCGCGGCGACGATCGCTTGTGGGCTCTCGCGCAATTACACGGAACTTGTGATCGCGCGCATGACGGTCGGATTCGGCGAGGCGGGCGGGGTGCCGCCGTCCTACGCGCTGATCACCGACACGTTCGGGCCCGGCAAGCGGGGGATGGCCTTCGGAATCTACAATCTCGGACCTCCGATCGGCGCGGCGCTCGGGATTGCTCTTGGCGCGACGATCGCCGAGCTTTTCGACTGGCGCGATGCATTCGTCGCGATCGGCGCCATCGGCGTCCTTGCCGCCGTGGCCCTTCCCTTTGTGGTGCCCGAGCCCTCGCGTGGGGCGACCGATCCCGGCGCCGCGGCGCGGACAGACAAGGCGCCGTTTTTGGCCACGATCCGTTCGTTCTTCTCGAATCCGGTGATGTCGCTGGCAGCGTTCGGCAGCGGCGCGACGCAGTTCGTCACCTATGGCCTGGGCAACTTCGCGGTGCTGTTCGTCATCCGCGAGAAGGGCATGACGATGGGCGAGGTCGCGATCTGGTACGCGCTGGTGGTTATCGTCGGCATGGGCGGAGGCATGATCGCCTCGGGCCGGGTGATCGACAAGCTGGCGACCCGGACGCGCAGGACGTACGCGCTCGCCCCGGCGATCTCTCTGACCATCGCAGCGCCGTTCTGCGCCGGCTTCATCTGCGCTCCGTCGTGGGAACTCGCGCTGGTCTTCCTCACCGTGGCGATGTTCTTCAATTACTTCTATCTCTCGTGCTCGATCACGCTCGTGCAGGAGGAGAGCGCACCCAACCAGCGCGTGCTCGCGGGCGCGCTTCTGCTGCTGGTGATGAACTTCATCGGGCTCGGCCTCGGCCCGACCTGGGTCGGCGCGGCGAGCGACTGGTTCGCCGCGCGCGGCGAGGCCAACTCGCTCCAACTGGCGCTCTACTCCCTGCTACCCGCTTACGGGATCGCCATTGCGCTGTTCCTGTGGCTCGCGCGGCGGCTGGGCAGGGAGGCCCGGAAATGA
- a CDS encoding TetR/AcrR family transcriptional regulator — protein MPTTADARKKRPTKKAEQRAETMEQIFDAAEEQFAQHGLHGVTLKDVAKQIGVHHTLLNYYFDDKRALFDAVFARRAVVTSERRMKALDDYDVACAGKPTIEGALHAFLDTDLDTYIQGGEGWKNYGKLGAQVSNTPEWGADLMDAHFDPVVLRLIGLLKKAMPDCAEEDIYWGYHFVSGALMLTLARTGRIDKLSGGKCRSEDFEAVKARMAKFMAAGFRKICDRR, from the coding sequence ATGCCGACCACCGCCGATGCCAGGAAGAAGCGCCCCACCAAGAAGGCCGAGCAGCGCGCCGAAACGATGGAACAGATCTTCGATGCCGCCGAAGAACAATTCGCCCAGCACGGCCTTCACGGCGTCACGCTGAAGGATGTCGCCAAGCAAATCGGCGTCCACCACACCCTCCTCAACTACTATTTCGACGACAAGCGCGCGCTGTTCGACGCGGTTTTCGCGCGCCGGGCGGTGGTCACGAGCGAACGGCGCATGAAGGCGCTCGACGACTACGATGTCGCTTGCGCCGGCAAGCCCACGATCGAGGGGGCGCTCCATGCTTTCCTCGACACTGACCTCGACACCTATATCCAGGGCGGCGAAGGGTGGAAGAACTACGGGAAGCTCGGAGCCCAGGTGTCGAACACCCCCGAATGGGGTGCGGACTTGATGGACGCCCATTTCGACCCGGTGGTTCTGCGCCTGATCGGCCTGTTGAAGAAGGCCATGCCCGACTGCGCTGAGGAAGACATCTACTGGGGCTACCACTTCGTCTCGGGCGCGTTGATGCTGACACTGGCCCGAACCGGCCGGATCGACAAACTGTCGGGCGGAAAGTGCCGATCGGAAGATTTCGAGGCGGTCAAGGCACGAATGGCGAAGTTCATGGCCGCCGGTTTCCGCAAGATTTGCGATCGACGATAA
- the bktB gene encoding beta-ketothiolase BktB, translating to MEDIFIVSGARTAVGNFGGALKSKMPAELGAIAANAAIRRACVEPGDIDHVVVGQVMQTSARDNMLARVVALNTGVPDRTPALTLNRLCGSGLQAIVSAAQMMQLGEASITLAGGAESMSNVPYHDHSVRWGRKMGPNEQEDALVIGLQDAIFDFHMGITAENVAERHCITREEMDALSVTSHRRAARAIAEGRFKEQIVPVEIVTRKGTIVFDTDEHVRADIDAQALAAMRPAFKEGGAVTAANASGVNDGAAMVVLATRSQVEQRGLEPMARIVSWGIAGVEPAFMGEGPIKAVPIALERAGLSLSDIDVIESNEAFAAQAAAVAKALGFDSDKVNPNGSGVALGHPVGATGCILTVKCMYHLRATRGRYGLVTMCIGGGQGIAMVIEAQPAP from the coding sequence GTGGAAGACATCTTCATCGTCAGCGGCGCTCGCACGGCCGTCGGAAACTTCGGCGGCGCCCTGAAATCGAAAATGCCGGCCGAGCTCGGCGCGATCGCCGCCAATGCGGCCATTCGCCGGGCGTGCGTCGAGCCAGGGGACATTGATCACGTCGTCGTCGGCCAGGTCATGCAGACTAGCGCGCGTGACAACATGCTCGCCCGTGTCGTCGCCTTGAACACCGGCGTCCCCGACAGAACACCTGCCCTTACTCTCAACCGGCTTTGCGGATCGGGGCTCCAGGCGATCGTCTCGGCTGCGCAGATGATGCAGCTGGGCGAGGCCTCGATCACGCTCGCCGGCGGGGCGGAGAGCATGTCCAACGTGCCCTATCACGACCACTCGGTTCGCTGGGGGCGCAAGATGGGACCCAACGAGCAGGAAGATGCGCTCGTCATCGGCCTGCAGGACGCGATCTTCGATTTCCACATGGGCATCACGGCGGAGAACGTGGCCGAGCGCCACTGCATCACGCGCGAAGAGATGGATGCGCTGTCGGTGACCAGCCACCGCCGTGCCGCGCGAGCCATTGCCGAGGGCAGGTTCAAGGAGCAGATCGTTCCGGTCGAGATCGTCACGCGCAAGGGGACGATCGTATTCGATACCGACGAACACGTTCGCGCCGACATCGATGCGCAGGCTCTCGCCGCGATGCGGCCGGCGTTCAAGGAGGGCGGCGCCGTCACGGCCGCCAACGCAAGCGGCGTCAACGACGGAGCGGCAATGGTCGTCCTCGCCACGCGCTCCCAGGTAGAGCAGCGCGGTCTCGAGCCGATGGCCCGCATCGTGTCGTGGGGCATCGCGGGAGTCGAACCGGCCTTCATGGGCGAAGGGCCAATCAAGGCCGTGCCCATCGCACTCGAACGCGCCGGCCTCTCGCTATCCGACATCGACGTTATCGAGAGCAACGAGGCATTCGCAGCACAGGCCGCGGCCGTGGCCAAGGCGCTCGGGTTCGATTCCGACAAGGTCAATCCGAACGGGTCGGGCGTAGCATTGGGCCACCCGGTGGGCGCGACGGGATGCATCCTGACCGTCAAGTGCATGTACCACCTGCGCGCGACCAGAGGGCGCTACGGTCTCGTCACCATGTGCATCGGCGGGGGCCAAGGGATTGCTATGGTCATCGAGGCGCAGCCGGCGCCCTAA
- a CDS encoding malate synthase G yields MTDPAQVHRAQTVSSDARCERAGLQVASCLADFVESEALSGTQIAAGEFWEGFAAIVARFTPGNRGLLRERDAMQARIDAWHRQNPGAGGAPESFLREIGYLVEEPAAFTIGTRGVDREIAAGAGPQLVVPARNARFVLNAANARWGSLYDALYGTDALDGVPPPAGPYNRARGSRVVAWSRDFLDAHFPLAGASWHDWRGDDPALRDPRQLVGRSGANLLLRHNGLHVEIVIDRASPIGAADLAGIADVRLEAALTTIVDLEDSIAAVDAEEKVEAYRNWLGVLRGDLTATFDKDGRQCVRRCEPDREWFDASGTPFNLPGRSLLLVRNVGHLMTTPAVLDANGHEVFEGLLDAAITSLCALHDLLGPGAGRNSRTGSIYVVKPKMHGPGECAFANELFDAVEDLLGLARNTIKIGVMDEERRTSANLAACIHAVRNRVFFINTGFLDRTGDEIRTSMLAGPMLRKSDIKQAAWIAAYEDRNVQIGLACGFAGRAQIGKGMWAMPECMHEMLAQKIGHPMSGASTAWVPSPTAAVLHAVHYHCSDVAARQAERAAEPIAPLGCLLEVPLAGKEDAWTEAEVCDELENNLQGILGYVVRWIDQGIGCSKVPDIRDIGLMEDRATLRISSQHVANWLLHRVVSEDEIDAALKRMARKVDAQNAADRTYRPLIPSAGSIAFRAARSLVFEALGQPNGYTEPLLHRYRKEAKDGCCAWAPAKEAKFSLENR; encoded by the coding sequence ATGACAGACCCCGCACAGGTCCACCGGGCGCAGACTGTTTCGAGCGACGCCCGGTGCGAGCGCGCGGGCCTGCAGGTCGCCTCCTGCCTAGCGGACTTCGTGGAAAGCGAAGCGCTTTCGGGGACACAGATTGCGGCAGGAGAATTCTGGGAGGGGTTCGCCGCAATCGTCGCCCGGTTCACGCCCGGCAATCGCGGCCTGTTGCGAGAGCGGGACGCGATGCAGGCGCGGATCGATGCCTGGCATCGGCAAAATCCGGGGGCGGGCGGAGCACCCGAAAGCTTTCTTCGCGAGATCGGCTACCTCGTCGAAGAACCGGCCGCGTTCACCATCGGCACGCGCGGTGTCGATCGGGAGATCGCCGCGGGGGCCGGGCCCCAGCTCGTGGTGCCGGCGCGCAACGCCCGCTTCGTGCTCAACGCCGCCAACGCCCGCTGGGGCAGCCTCTACGATGCGCTCTACGGCACCGATGCGCTCGACGGCGTGCCGCCGCCCGCCGGACCCTACAATCGCGCGCGGGGCTCCCGGGTTGTTGCCTGGTCGAGAGACTTCCTCGACGCCCACTTCCCGCTCGCAGGTGCCTCGTGGCACGACTGGCGCGGCGACGATCCGGCCTTGCGCGACCCGAGGCAGCTTGTCGGCCGCAGCGGTGCGAACCTGCTGCTGCGGCACAACGGGCTGCACGTCGAGATCGTGATCGATCGCGCAAGCCCGATCGGCGCGGCCGACCTGGCAGGTATCGCCGACGTCCGGCTCGAAGCCGCTCTGACAACCATCGTCGATCTCGAGGATTCGATCGCCGCGGTCGATGCCGAAGAAAAAGTGGAAGCGTATCGCAACTGGCTGGGCGTGCTGCGCGGCGACCTGACTGCGACGTTCGACAAGGACGGTCGGCAATGCGTGCGCCGCTGCGAGCCCGACCGCGAATGGTTCGATGCTTCAGGAACGCCGTTCAACCTTCCCGGTCGCAGCCTGCTTCTGGTGCGCAACGTTGGGCACCTGATGACCACCCCGGCTGTGCTGGACGCCAACGGGCACGAGGTCTTCGAAGGCCTGCTCGATGCAGCGATCACCTCGCTGTGCGCGCTGCACGACCTGCTCGGCCCGGGTGCCGGGCGCAATTCGCGCACGGGTTCGATCTATGTCGTGAAACCGAAGATGCACGGGCCCGGGGAATGCGCCTTCGCAAACGAACTGTTCGATGCGGTGGAGGACCTCTTGGGGCTGGCGCGCAACACGATCAAGATCGGCGTGATGGACGAGGAACGGCGGACCAGCGCCAATCTCGCGGCCTGCATCCACGCCGTGAGGAACCGGGTGTTCTTCATCAACACGGGGTTCCTCGATCGCACCGGCGATGAAATACGCACCTCGATGCTGGCCGGGCCGATGCTCCGCAAGTCGGATATCAAGCAGGCCGCCTGGATCGCCGCGTACGAGGATCGCAATGTCCAGATCGGGCTCGCCTGCGGCTTCGCTGGCCGCGCCCAGATTGGCAAGGGCATGTGGGCGATGCCCGAGTGTATGCACGAAATGCTGGCGCAGAAGATCGGTCATCCAATGAGCGGTGCGAGCACCGCATGGGTGCCTTCGCCGACCGCCGCGGTGCTCCACGCCGTTCACTACCACTGTTCCGACGTGGCCGCCCGCCAGGCCGAGCGCGCCGCAGAGCCGATCGCCCCGCTCGGTTGCCTGCTGGAGGTCCCGCTCGCCGGAAAAGAGGACGCCTGGACCGAGGCCGAGGTCTGCGACGAACTCGAGAACAACCTGCAGGGCATACTCGGCTACGTCGTGCGCTGGATCGACCAGGGGATCGGTTGCTCGAAAGTTCCGGACATTCGCGACATCGGTCTGATGGAGGACCGCGCCACACTGCGGATATCCAGCCAGCATGTCGCAAACTGGCTGCTTCACCGGGTCGTATCGGAGGACGAGATCGATGCCGCGCTGAAGCGAATGGCAAGGAAGGTGGATGCCCAGAATGCGGCCGACCGGACTTACCGTCCGCTCATTCCTTCGGCAGGCAGCATCGCCTTTCGCGCTGCTCGTTCGCTTGTTTTCGAAGCGCTGGGGCAGCCCAATGGATACACCGAGCCGCTGCTGCACCGCTACCGCAAGGAAGCGAAAGACGGCTGCTGCGCATGGGCGCCGGCCAAGGAAGCGAAGTTCTCGCTAGAAAACAGATGA
- a CDS encoding isocitrate lyase produces the protein MTYLGNIAGIAGTISANGARWGGIDAEAVARMRTQNRFRTGLDIARHTAAIMRSDMAAYDVDPAAYTQSLGCWHGFIGQQKIISIKKHFGTTKGRYLYLSGWMIAALRSEFGPLPDQSMHEKTSVPALIEELYTFLRQADARELGDLFRELDAAKEAGDVCNTHRLLRRIDDYQTHVVPIIADIDAGFGNAEATYLLAKKMIEAGACAIQIENQVSDEKQCGHQDGKVTVPHEDFLAKIRAVRYAFMELGVDDGVIVARTDSLGAGLTKQIAFSREPGDLGDQYNRFLDCEEVDPANVANGQVVISRDGTLLAPRRLPSNLYQFRPGTGEDRCVLDCITALQNGADLLWIETEKPHIGQIGGMVRRIREVIPSAKLVYNNSPSFNWTLNFRQQVYDAWEAEGRNLAGYEREHLMSQQYDDGELAREADERIRTFQADSAREAGIFHHLITLPTYHTAALSTDNLAKRYFGEEGMLGYVRQVQREEIRQGIACVKHQNMAGSDIGDDHKEYFAGEAALKAGGEHNTMNQFAAA, from the coding sequence ATGACTTACCTCGGCAACATCGCCGGTATCGCCGGCACCATTTCCGCCAATGGCGCCCGATGGGGCGGAATCGACGCGGAAGCGGTTGCGCGCATGCGCACGCAAAACCGCTTTCGCACCGGCCTGGACATCGCTCGCCACACCGCGGCGATCATGCGCTCCGACATGGCGGCATACGATGTCGATCCGGCAGCCTACACGCAATCGCTCGGCTGCTGGCATGGGTTCATCGGCCAGCAGAAAATAATCAGCATCAAGAAGCATTTCGGCACCACGAAGGGGCGCTACCTCTATCTCTCGGGTTGGATGATCGCTGCGCTGCGGAGCGAATTTGGCCCGCTGCCGGACCAGTCGATGCACGAGAAGACCAGCGTCCCGGCGCTGATCGAGGAACTCTACACCTTCCTGCGGCAGGCGGATGCGCGCGAACTGGGCGACCTGTTCCGCGAACTCGACGCGGCAAAGGAAGCGGGTGACGTGTGCAACACCCATCGGCTCTTGCGCAGAATCGACGATTACCAGACCCACGTGGTCCCGATCATCGCCGATATCGACGCCGGCTTCGGGAATGCCGAGGCGACGTACCTGCTAGCGAAAAAGATGATCGAGGCCGGCGCCTGCGCGATCCAGATCGAGAACCAGGTCAGCGACGAGAAGCAGTGCGGGCACCAGGATGGGAAGGTGACCGTGCCGCACGAGGACTTTCTCGCGAAGATACGCGCGGTGCGATACGCCTTCATGGAGCTCGGCGTGGACGACGGCGTGATCGTCGCCCGCACGGACAGCCTTGGCGCCGGCCTCACCAAGCAGATCGCCTTCAGCCGAGAGCCGGGCGACCTAGGCGATCAATACAATCGCTTCCTCGACTGCGAGGAGGTCGATCCGGCGAACGTGGCCAACGGCCAGGTCGTCATCAGCCGCGACGGAACTCTTCTTGCGCCAAGGCGGCTGCCGAGCAACCTCTACCAGTTCCGTCCTGGCACCGGAGAGGACCGCTGCGTGCTCGATTGCATCACCGCGCTGCAAAACGGTGCCGACCTGTTGTGGATCGAGACCGAGAAGCCGCATATCGGCCAGATCGGCGGCATGGTCCGCCGGATCCGCGAGGTAATCCCGAGCGCCAAACTCGTCTACAACAACTCGCCCAGCTTCAACTGGACGCTCAATTTCCGCCAGCAGGTCTACGATGCCTGGGAAGCGGAGGGCCGCAACCTGGCGGGCTACGAGCGCGAGCACCTGATGAGCCAGCAATACGACGATGGTGAGCTGGCGCGCGAGGCGGACGAGCGAATTCGCACCTTCCAGGCTGATTCTGCGCGCGAGGCAGGGATCTTCCACCACCTGATCACGCTGCCGACCTATCACACCGCGGCGCTCAGCACCGACAACCTGGCCAAACGCTATTTCGGCGAGGAAGGCATGCTCGGCTACGTCAGGCAGGTCCAGCGCGAGGAGATCCGCCAGGGTATCGCCTGCGTGAAACACCAGAACATGGCCGGCAGCGACATCGGTGACGATCACAAGGAATACTTCGCCGGCGAAGCGGCCCTCAAGGCCGGCGGCGAACACAACACCATGAACCAGTTCGCGGCCGCCTGA
- a CDS encoding helix-turn-helix domain-containing protein — protein sequence MAGKALYIGPRLKRVRRDLRLTQADMAVDLGISPSYVALMERNQRPVTADMLVKLAAAYRIDIADLAAGEVEETAARMQAILRAPLYAGIDLPKIDIEDVAASYPGFAEALMRLHAAHEQLWLTLAEQREKGVEDVLDPVEETRHFLAQRRNYFPSLDDSASALAARLKSWADMAAHIEHVHELEVRFVPPAEMRHALRFHDFHRRRVLINARLTEDGRRFQLALQIAALEQSEAIAELVRDPGIVSDNGRTLAAQALRGYWAAALVMPYDAFLTAARRQRFDIEGLAAEFAVSFEQAAHRLTTLQKPGAAGVPFFFLRLDSGGNVSKRLDASGFPFARFGGACPLWNVHDCFARRGELLLQRIELPEGGNFVSIARSVEVRGWQHGHPRLVRAVALVCPEDYLDELAYADDLRKHERTPVGTTCRLCHRPDCAGRSAPPIGREILSDTYLRASEPFALSGE from the coding sequence ATGGCCGGCAAAGCGCTCTATATCGGTCCGCGTCTCAAGCGCGTGCGGCGCGACCTCCGTCTGACCCAGGCCGACATGGCAGTGGATCTTGGCATTTCTCCTTCCTATGTCGCGCTGATGGAGCGCAACCAGCGGCCGGTGACGGCGGACATGCTGGTCAAGCTGGCGGCTGCCTATCGCATCGACATCGCCGACCTCGCTGCCGGCGAGGTGGAGGAAACCGCTGCCCGCATGCAGGCGATCCTGCGCGCGCCGCTCTACGCCGGGATCGATCTGCCGAAGATCGACATTGAGGATGTGGCCGCGAGCTATCCGGGCTTTGCCGAGGCGCTTATGCGCCTGCACGCAGCGCACGAGCAACTCTGGCTCACGCTTGCCGAACAGCGCGAGAAGGGCGTCGAGGACGTGCTCGATCCAGTGGAGGAAACACGGCATTTCCTCGCCCAACGGCGCAACTACTTCCCGTCGCTCGATGACAGTGCGTCGGCCCTCGCCGCGAGGCTGAAATCTTGGGCCGACATGGCCGCGCACATCGAGCACGTCCACGAGCTCGAAGTCCGTTTCGTCCCGCCCGCCGAGATGCGCCATGCACTGCGGTTCCACGACTTCCACCGCCGGCGCGTCCTGATCAATGCCCGCTTGACTGAGGACGGCCGCCGCTTCCAGCTCGCGCTGCAGATAGCCGCGCTCGAACAGAGCGAGGCTATCGCCGAACTCGTGCGCGACCCCGGCATCGTCAGCGACAACGGCCGCACGCTGGCGGCGCAAGCGCTTCGCGGCTACTGGGCGGCGGCGCTGGTCATGCCGTACGACGCGTTCCTCACCGCGGCACGTCGCCAGCGGTTCGATATCGAGGGCCTAGCCGCCGAATTCGCCGTCAGCTTCGAGCAGGCAGCGCATCGACTAACCACTTTGCAGAAACCCGGCGCTGCGGGCGTTCCGTTCTTTTTCCTGCGGCTCGATTCCGGGGGCAATGTCTCGAAAAGGCTCGACGCATCCGGCTTCCCCTTCGCCCGTTTCGGCGGCGCCTGCCCGCTGTGGAACGTGCACGACTGCTTCGCGCGTCGCGGCGAACTGCTACTGCAGCGGATCGAACTGCCCGAGGGCGGCAACTTCGTTTCCATCGCCCGCTCGGTCGAGGTGCGCGGTTGGCAACACGGCCACCCCCGCCTCGTGCGTGCGGTCGCTCTTGTCTGCCCCGAAGACTATCTCGACGAACTCGCCTATGCTGACGACCTGCGGAAGCATGAGCGCACGCCGGTGGGAACGACTTGCCGGCTATGCCACCGTCCCGATTGCGCGGGCCGCTCGGCGCCGCCGATTGGTCGCGAGATCCTGTCCGATACCTACCTTCGCGCGTCTGAGCCCTTCGCCCTGAGCGGAGAGTGA
- a CDS encoding SDR family NAD(P)-dependent oxidoreductase, whose protein sequence is MTARETGLPGPLAGKVAILTGAGSSLGKSHALYLAAQGARVVVNDVAFSAAGAAVDAIVEAGGEAIAATGSVTDEQAVAQMVTDAITAWGAIDILVNNAGVLRDKSFAKMALEDFRHVLDVHLMGAAICTKAVWEPMRANSGGRIVFTTSSSGLWGNFGQSNYGAAKMALVGLMQTLSIEGTKHDIRVNCLAPTAATQMTEGIWSEEDLADLSPSLVSPGLLPLVIEDAPTRAILCAGAGHFARAEIMLTPGVFLGFEDDPGEALQSKWTAVGALEGAVVPENAMAQSRRELASKRARTV, encoded by the coding sequence GTGACGGCGCGGGAGACCGGGTTACCGGGGCCACTCGCCGGGAAGGTTGCTATCCTGACGGGTGCGGGCAGCAGTCTCGGAAAGTCACACGCACTGTATCTGGCCGCCCAAGGTGCGCGAGTCGTCGTCAATGACGTGGCATTCTCGGCTGCCGGAGCGGCGGTCGATGCGATCGTCGAGGCGGGAGGAGAAGCCATTGCCGCGACCGGATCAGTGACGGACGAGCAGGCGGTCGCGCAGATGGTGACCGACGCGATCACGGCCTGGGGCGCGATCGACATCCTCGTCAACAACGCCGGCGTTCTACGCGACAAGAGCTTCGCGAAAATGGCGCTCGAGGATTTCCGTCATGTCCTCGACGTCCACCTGATGGGGGCGGCCATCTGCACGAAAGCAGTGTGGGAGCCCATGCGCGCCAACAGCGGCGGCAGGATCGTGTTCACGACTTCGTCATCGGGACTGTGGGGCAACTTCGGACAGTCCAATTATGGTGCCGCCAAGATGGCCCTGGTCGGTCTTATGCAGACCCTGTCCATCGAAGGCACAAAGCACGACATCCGCGTCAACTGCCTCGCGCCGACGGCAGCGACACAAATGACCGAGGGAATTTGGTCGGAGGAGGATCTGGCGGATCTTTCACCCTCGCTGGTCAGCCCCGGGCTCTTGCCCCTCGTAATCGAGGACGCGCCGACGCGCGCGATCCTGTGCGCCGGGGCAGGTCATTTCGCTCGCGCCGAGATCATGCTCACTCCCGGTGTCTTTCTCGGCTTCGAGGACGACCCGGGCGAGGCGCTGCAAAGCAAATGGACCGCGGTCGGCGCGCTGGAGGGGGCGGTTGTCCCGGAAAACGCCATGGCCCAGTCGCGGCGGGAACTGGCGAGCAAACGCGCGCGCACCGTCTGA
- a CDS encoding tannase/feruloyl esterase family alpha/beta hydrolase, whose protein sequence is MKPTYRIAILAMSAIGCAVPGVARAQPSSESAAARCAALSRLQLADTTIESAVLVPAKPAEQTIAGEVSGYPGFCRVVARVRSEPGSDIGVELWLPAQRWAGVFHGNGSGGFGGTFALGYSGMVEGLRRGFATATTDTGTAPATPLEGDVLIGQPAKWRDWGRRSTHVMTTTGKALTRAFYGKEPRRSYYTGCSTGGQMGLIEALYYPRDYDGILVGAPVIDRTWGHAAVLWDYAAANRQPGRLLSEAKLKLLNQAAIATCWRQGYALAGDRFIMDPMRCQFDPQVLQCTGGASDTCLSEGEVATARAFYSGPTDRNGKPGFFGWLPGSEMPDTFGWSFLQNQANAQPAFGSLFKWVFGANWDWKRFDFGRDMPTVDARLDAIVNDATRGSLEDYAKRGGKLLVFHGLADTLVPTEQSVDFFERQAAQVGGAAKLSESARLFMAPGMMHCGGGTGPDAFNSTLGIPPRPPSDDPQHDMFSALIAWVGGEAPERITATRFAGEGSGKIAMQRPLCPWPQTAVYRGVGSTDAASSFRCEAPPKP, encoded by the coding sequence ATGAAACCCACGTACCGCATCGCCATCCTGGCCATGTCAGCTATCGGCTGTGCGGTTCCGGGCGTTGCACGGGCCCAGCCATCGAGCGAGAGCGCCGCGGCGCGCTGCGCGGCGCTATCGCGCCTGCAGCTGGCCGACACGACTATCGAAAGCGCGGTCCTCGTGCCGGCCAAGCCCGCCGAACAGACGATTGCGGGCGAGGTGTCTGGCTATCCTGGCTTTTGCCGCGTGGTCGCGCGCGTCCGTTCCGAACCCGGCTCCGACATCGGAGTAGAGCTGTGGCTGCCCGCACAGCGCTGGGCCGGGGTATTCCACGGCAACGGCAGCGGCGGTTTCGGCGGAACCTTCGCGCTCGGCTATTCGGGCATGGTCGAAGGCCTGCGGCGCGGCTTCGCCACCGCAACGACCGACACGGGGACCGCGCCTGCCACGCCGCTGGAAGGCGATGTGCTGATTGGCCAGCCTGCCAAGTGGCGAGACTGGGGCCGGCGTTCCACCCATGTCATGACCACCACCGGCAAGGCGCTGACACGCGCCTTTTACGGCAAGGAGCCGCGGCGATCGTATTACACCGGCTGTTCGACCGGCGGCCAGATGGGGCTCATAGAAGCGCTGTACTATCCCCGGGACTATGACGGCATCCTGGTCGGTGCGCCGGTGATAGACCGCACTTGGGGCCATGCGGCGGTGCTGTGGGACTACGCGGCGGCGAACCGCCAACCCGGGCGCTTGCTTTCCGAGGCGAAGCTCAAGCTGCTGAACCAGGCCGCAATCGCCACTTGCTGGCGCCAGGGTTACGCGTTGGCGGGCGACCGTTTCATCATGGATCCGATGCGCTGCCAGTTCGATCCGCAGGTGCTGCAATGCACGGGGGGCGCGTCGGATACCTGCCTGAGCGAAGGCGAGGTCGCGACTGCACGCGCCTTTTATTCGGGGCCTACCGATCGCAACGGCAAGCCGGGCTTTTTCGGCTGGCTTCCGGGCAGCGAAATGCCCGACACCTTCGGATGGTCGTTTCTTCAGAATCAGGCAAACGCGCAGCCGGCGTTCGGCAGTCTCTTCAAATGGGTCTTCGGGGCAAACTGGGACTGGAAGAGATTCGACTTCGGCCGCGACATGCCGACCGTCGACGCGCGGCTCGATGCGATCGTCAACGACGCAACGCGCGGCTCGCTGGAGGACTATGCGAAGCGCGGGGGCAAGCTGCTCGTCTTCCACGGGCTCGCCGACACGCTGGTCCCCACCGAGCAGTCGGTCGATTTTTTCGAGCGCCAGGCAGCGCAGGTGGGCGGCGCCGCGAAGCTGAGCGAGAGTGCGCGCCTGTTCATGGCACCCGGCATGATGCACTGCGGGGGCGGAACCGGGCCCGATGCGTTCAACTCGACGCTGGGCATCCCGCCTCGCCCGCCATCCGACGATCCGCAGCACGACATGTTCTCCGCGCTCATCGCATGGGTCGGCGGCGAGGCGCCGGAACGCATCACCGCGACCAGGTTCGCAGGCGAGGGCTCCGGGAAGATTGCCATGCAGCGCCCACTGTGTCCTTGGCCGCAGACGGCGGTGTATCGCGGAGTCGGCTCGACCGACGCGGCGAGCAGCTTCCGCTGCGAGGCCCCGCCGAAGCCCTAG